Proteins from a single region of Harmonia axyridis chromosome 4, icHarAxyr1.1, whole genome shotgun sequence:
- the LOC123677517 gene encoding vitamin K-dependent gamma-carboxylase — MMYRFLTKIHQRLCEKMYTFDDVVAFMYSPKHPSSLGVIRILFGLLMMLDLPEERGGADLFIRYGHPKNCHFPLFDSIKPLSYELMSVLYGIMWLGTLGIMLGLQFRLSVLMFAVPYWYIFLLDKSFWNNHTYLYGLVTILLLGSSANHYWSLDGLLNKKIRNKFVPNWNYFILKFQFFMLYFLAGIKKSNWEWLEGYAMNNMGHHWVFIPFRIFLTPEQVDFLVIHWIGCIFDLVIGFLIWLEFTRPVAMVLCTFFHLMNSRMFSIGLFPYVCLATLPLFCEEDWPERFRKALIERKPSSGKSENNVCSKETPDVKPNITWKKRLVVCLLLTHCTIQTFLPFSHSITKGYNNWTNGLYGYSWDMMVHGWETNLVVVKVVDNNSGEEYFLDSTAWTLNERWNKHADMCVQYAQCVKENLADHSPEISKNISIYIDVWCSMNGRIQQRMFNPNYDLLKANWSVFEDVEWLLPLLSEYSGFRKKISKISEDVYSWSNSSEVIFISDFPGMNFENFVNPELKNVSLEVVEGSVRYEIEDNKDVKILNKGEREQIEVGKFHKIFTISEKPSFFMYTYMNSTKDITDQIETEKPKLRYTMYSPFPLLEDVNHRVESFKKMFSHIYNGYQYVIKNAY, encoded by the exons ATGATGTATCGCTTCTTGACAAAAATCCATCAAAGATTGTGCGAAAAAATGTACACTTTTGACGATGTAGTTGCTTTTATGTATTCGCCAAAACATCCTTCTAGCTTAGGTgtgattcgaattttgtttg GGTTACTCATGATGCTGGATTTACCGGAAGAGAGAGGAGGTgctgatttatttattagatATGGACATCCTAAAAATTGTCATTTTCCTCTATTTGATAGCATAAAACCTCTCAGTTACGAATTAATGTCCGTATTATATGGCATAATGTGGCTTG GAACTCTTGGTATTATGTTAGGACTGCAATTCCGTCTGTCTGTACTTATGTTCGCCGTGCCCTATTGGTACATATTCCTCCTGGACAAATCTTTCTGGAACAACCACACTTATCTCTATGGACTGGTTACTATATTACTACTTGGATCATCTGCCAATCATTACTG GTCTTTGGATggtttattgaataaaaaaattcgaaataagttCGTACCCAACTGGaactattttatattgaaattccAATTTTTCATGCTGTACTTCTTAGCTGGTATAAAAAAAAGCAACTGGGAATGGCTGGAAGGCTATGCTATGAACAACATGGGACATCATTGGGTTTTTATACCCTTCAG AATTTTTCTTACTCCCGAACAAGTTGATTTCCTCGTTATTCATTGGATTGGATGCATCTTCGATTTGGTAATTGGTTTCTTAATCTGGTTGGAATTCACAAGACCTGTTGCTATGGTGTTATGTACATTCTTTCATCTAATGAACTCCAGAATGTTCAGTATAG GGTTGTTTCCTTATGTCTGTTTGGCTACACTTCCGCTGTTCTGTGAAGAAGATTGGCCAGAGAGATTTCGGAAAGCATTAATTGAGAGAAAACCTTCTTCTggaaaatcagaaaataatgTTTGTTCGAAAGAAACTCCTGACGTAAAACCAAATATAACTTGGAAAAAGAGATTAGTGGTTTGTCTGTTACTCACACATTGTACTATACAAACTTTTTTGCCATTCTCCCATTCAATAACAAAG gGGTATAATAATTGGACAAATGGATTATATGGATATTCCTGGGATATGATGGTCCATGGTTGGGAAACTAACCTTGTGGTAGTCAAAGTCGTAGATAATAATTCAGGAGAAGAATATTTTTTGGATTCAACAGCATGGACCTTAAATGAAAGATGGAACAAACATGCTGATATGTGTGTCCAGTATGCTCAGTGTGTTAAGGAAAATTTAGCAG ATCACAGTCCAGAAATATCCAAGAATATTTCCATATACATCGATGTTTGGTGTTCAATGAATGGAAGAATCCAACAGCGAATGTTCAATCCAAACTACGATTTATTGAAAGCAAATTGGTCAGTTTTTGAAGATGTAGAATGGTTGTTGCCACTACTTTCAGAATATAGTGGCTTTAGGAAAAAgatatcgaaaatttcagaagatGTCTATTCTTGGTCGAATTCTTCGGAAGTTATATTCATCAGTGATTTTCCTG gtatgaatttcgaaaatttcgtcAACCCGGAATTGAAAAATGTGTCCCTTGAAGTTGTGGAAGGTAGTGTTAGATATGAAATCGAAGATAATAAAgatgtgaaaattttgaataaggGCGAAAGAGAACAAATTGAGGTTGGAAAATTCCACAAGATATTCACCATTAGCGAAAAACCATCATTCTTCATGTATACCTACATGAATTCTACTAAGGATATAACAGATCAAATAGAAACTGAGAAGCCTAAACTGCGTTATACTATGTATTCTCCATTTCCACTGCTTGAAGATGTAAATCATAGGGTTGAgtcttttaaaaaaatgtttagtCATATTTATAATGGTTACCAATATGTAATAAAGAATGcttactaa
- the LOC123677918 gene encoding uncharacterized protein CG45076-like: MYKKAIFCLFLSVIVRVKCNSAAHSKVASNIAVTAAEEAKAAHDAQLPAGQQAAHQVKEQLADKAVEAAKAAQAALAGKETYLSEIHREREAARTIVQEERASKIELENTANSATRTSHEAHALVKLLATAGQLAQGSGANERSSLDLLRLQLAEKVKEIEAARAKLQQLCGELCAARNDLAATKCAARKAIQQAAEARQSAMRGRRRTRENAQQGDTNNSN; encoded by the exons atgtacaaaaaGGCAATTTTCTGCCTATTTTTAAGTGTTATAGTAAGAGTGAAATGTAATAGTGCAGCTCATAGTAAAGTAGCGAGTAATATTGCAGTGACAGCTGCAGAAGAGGCAAAGGCAGCTCACGATGCCCAACTTCCTGCAGGGCAGCAGGCTGCACATCAAGTTAAGGAACAGTTAGCTGATAAAGCTGTCGAGGCTGCAAAAGCGGCGCAAGCAGCTTTGGCCGGTAAAGAAACGTATCTATCCGAAATACACAGGGAAAGGGAAGCTGCGAGAACAATAG TTCAGGAAGAAAGAGCCAGCAAAATAGAACTGGAAAATACGGCGAACAGTGCGACTAGGACATCTCACGAGGCACATGCTCTCGTGAAGCTTTTGGCCACAGCGGGTCAGCTTGCTCAGGGTTCGGGCGCAAACGAGAGATCCTCTCTAGATCTCCTTAGGTTGCAGCTGGCTGAAAAAGTGAAGGAAATAGAGGCTGCGAGAGCCAAATTACAGCAGTTGTGCGGCGAGCTCTGCGCTGCTAGGAATGATTTGGCTGCGACCAAGTGCGCAGCTAGAAAAGCCATCCAGCAAGCTGCAGAAGCCAGACAATCAGCGATGAGAGGTAGGAGGAGAACCAGAGAAAATGCTCAACAAGGGGACACCAATAACAGCAATTGA